The Caenorhabditis elegans chromosome II genome has a segment encoding these proteins:
- the T02G5.14 gene encoding F-box domain-containing protein (Confirmed by transcript evidence) produces MTEKSYIPFQLLRLPKKALHRAIKHINDIDLINLSFTCEAAKSLVTLLIQTTNSTHLIHLDMREGKIFMSVNMDNDVLLVFCYKDNKPIPNGMFSKGLIKLKDLKTLNIHDTVLLLISNQAITECVGHIQTVLNKRKVEEFYITDNITCSESIFVALNSIKFARICVRPGNNSSFRLFYRDALRKLRFQTDWIEMCCDSSVEFREVLIQNLCLFSAELPFKIKLNELLAIQSSEIFIEWPISSADLNIFLKHWICGFNKRVKCCWIQLENIEVMNEQELLTTLLKNIKHTRSPQNRVINFSLHSFPEILVQGGIDIQNEDGRTATIYFDIPNVFKMCVWNCSL; encoded by the exons atgactgaaaaaagttatattccGTTTCAACTCCTCCGTCTTCCAAAAAAAGCTCTCCATCGTGCAATCAAGCACATTAATGATATCGACTT aatcAATTTGTCATTCACTTGCGAAGCTGCTAAAAGTCTTGTAACTTTGTTgatacaaactacaaattctACACATTTAATACATTTGGATATGCGCgaaggaaaaatttttatgagtGTGAACATGGATAACGATGTTTTGCTTGTATTTTGCTATAAAGACAACAAACCCATTCCAAACGGGATGTTTTCTAAAGGATTAATCAAATTAAAAGAtcttaaaactttaaatatacATGACACTGTCCTATTGTTGATATCAAATCAAGCAATTACTGAATGTGTTGGCCACATTCAAACCGTGCTCAATAAACGAAAAGTAGAAGAATTTTATATTACAGACAATATTACTTGTTctgaatcaatttttgtcgcattaaattcaatcaaatttgCACGGATTTGTGTGCGCCCTGGAAATAACTCGAGTTTTCGATTGTTTTACCGTGACGCTCTGAGAAAACTTCGTTTTCAAACCGACTGGATCGAAATGTGTTGCGATTCCTCAGTAGAATTTCGCGAAGTTTTGATACAAAATCTTTGTTTATTTTCTGCTGAGCTaccttttaaaatcaaattgaatGAGTTACTGGCCAttcaaagttctgaaattttcattgagtGGCCAATAAGTTCTGCTGACTTGAACATATTCCTGAAACACTGGATTTGTGGATTCAACAAAAGAGTGAAGTGTTGTTGGATTCAATTAGAAAACATTGAGGTCATGAATGAACAAGAGTTATTGACAACTTTATTGAAGAACATCAAGCATACTCGATCACCTCAAAATcgagttatcaatttttctctacaCAGTTTTCCCGAAATTCTAGTTCAAGGAGGAATTGATATTCAGAATGAAGATGGAAGAACAGCAACAATTTACTTTGATATTCCTAATGTATTTAAAATGTGTGTTTGGAACTGTTCCCTTTGA